A region from the uncultured Stenotrophomonas sp. genome encodes:
- a CDS encoding putative transmembrane transporter (Evidence 3 : Function proposed based on presence of conserved amino acid motif, structural feature or limited homology), which produces MPRVMARHGMPVAVALQAGHKGSGRDAHVVTTTATKKSNDMTQKTRWSQFSVLITVFFFWGFVAASNDILIPVFKKAFDLSQAQSQWVSMAFYVAYTVGSLIYFGVSKVTGKDLLNRIGYRNGICVGLLISALGTLLFYPAANSGSFALMLSGLFIVGLGFALQQIAANPLAIVMGNPATGAQRLTMAGGVNNFGTTIGPLLVSFAIFGSLSTGNTEASIESVKTPYLVLGVAFVLVALFIRFSSVPNHIDLEGVARDEAGDTSRLVHKGSAFAYPQLVLGMIAIFLYVGVEVSTISNLPAYLHEGLGIETQHLAPYVSLYWASLMIGRWTGAAGAFEIGAGAKKMLMLILPFLAFGVYLAVNAIAQHDVSQFYGYAGVIVLMIAATLLSRGNPARMLLYFALCGIVALLIGMFTTGKTSIVAFISVGLFCSTMWPCIFALAIAGLGRHTNQGSSLLIMMIMGGGWVSLTQGALADQVGVHMSFWVGVACFAYLAFYALRATGILRRQGIDLDKLAAEGGGH; this is translated from the coding sequence ATGCCGCGGGTGATGGCCCGCCACGGGATGCCGGTAGCGGTGGCCTTGCAGGCCGGGCACAAGGGGAGCGGGCGCGATGCGCACGTGGTGACGACGACAGCAACAAAGAAATCAAACGACATGACACAGAAAACCCGCTGGTCGCAGTTCAGTGTACTCATCACGGTGTTCTTCTTCTGGGGCTTCGTTGCCGCCAGCAACGACATCCTGATCCCGGTGTTCAAGAAAGCCTTCGACCTGAGCCAGGCGCAGAGCCAATGGGTGTCGATGGCGTTCTACGTGGCCTATACGGTGGGCTCGCTGATCTATTTCGGCGTTTCCAAGGTTACCGGCAAGGATCTGCTCAACCGCATCGGCTACCGCAACGGCATCTGCGTGGGCCTGCTGATCTCGGCGCTGGGTACGCTGCTGTTCTACCCGGCGGCCAACAGCGGCTCGTTCGCGCTGATGCTGTCGGGGCTGTTCATCGTCGGCCTGGGCTTTGCCCTGCAGCAGATCGCGGCCAACCCGCTGGCGATCGTGATGGGCAACCCGGCCACCGGCGCGCAGCGGCTGACGATGGCCGGCGGCGTCAACAACTTCGGTACCACCATCGGCCCGCTGCTGGTCAGCTTCGCCATCTTCGGCAGCCTGTCCACCGGCAACACCGAGGCCAGCATCGAGAGCGTGAAGACGCCCTACCTGGTGCTGGGCGTGGCCTTCGTGCTGGTGGCGCTGTTCATCCGCTTCTCCTCGGTACCCAACCACATCGACCTGGAGGGCGTGGCGCGGGACGAGGCCGGGGATACCTCCAGGCTGGTGCACAAGGGGTCGGCGTTCGCCTACCCGCAACTGGTGCTGGGGATGATCGCGATCTTCCTTTACGTCGGCGTGGAGGTGTCCACCATCAGCAACCTGCCGGCCTACCTGCATGAAGGGCTGGGCATCGAGACCCAGCACCTGGCGCCCTACGTGTCGCTGTACTGGGCCAGCCTGATGATCGGCCGCTGGACCGGTGCGGCCGGCGCGTTCGAGATCGGCGCCGGTGCGAAGAAGATGCTGATGCTGATCCTGCCGTTCCTGGCCTTCGGCGTGTACCTGGCGGTCAACGCCATCGCCCAGCACGACGTCTCGCAGTTCTACGGTTACGCCGGGGTGATCGTGCTGATGATCGCCGCGACCCTGCTCAGCCGCGGCAACCCGGCGCGGATGCTGCTGTATTTCGCGCTGTGCGGCATCGTCGCGCTGCTGATCGGCATGTTCACCACCGGCAAGACCAGCATCGTCGCCTTCATCAGCGTGGGCCTGTTCTGCAGCACCATGTGGCCATGCATCTTCGCGCTGGCGATCGCCGGGCTGGGCCGCCATACCAACCAGGGCAGCAGCCTGCTGATCATGATGATCATGGGTGGCGGCTGGGTCAGCCTGACCCAGGGCGCGCTGGCCGACCAGGTGGGCGTGCACATGAGCTTCTGGGTCGGCGTGGCCTGTTTTGCCTACCTCGCGTTCTACGCGCTGCGCGCGACCGGCATCCTGCGCAGGCAGGGCATCGACCTGGACAAGCTGGCGGCCGAAGGCGGCGGGCATTGA
- the opgD gene encoding Glucans biosynthesis protein D, giving the protein MPRVSNKPLSMQRRDFLRRASLALAAFGLPSVPAAAAGRQHGLRRIGQPQPFDFAALKGQARALAQAPYRSHKRTLPPEVEALDWDQYQSIRYRQDHALWANRPGGFQAKFFHLGLYFHTPVRMFEVADGKAQELAYDAAAFDYGNSGVHGSRLPADLGFAGFRLNTRGDTDRDFAAFLGASYFRAVGKEGQYGQSARGLAIDTGMGKPEEFPDFIAYYLEQPAPGSDTLVVYGLLDSPSVAGAYRFAITNGEVLLMDIDSALYPRAQIERLGIAPCTSMYQVGENDRRMGWDWRPEIHDTDGLSLWTGSGEWIWRPLCNPPQLRFNMFVDRNPRGFGLLQRDRDFDHYQDDGVFYEKRPCLWVEPKGEWGAGSVQLVEIPTNDETFDNIVAFWNPAAKPQPGEELLVGYRLYWGAQPPARPPLAHCVASRTGLGGVIGKKRDYFSWRFAVDFEGGGLKALIDKAEVEAVVETSRGRVEVVSARPLREIDGYRAMFDLVPPDDSTAQIDLRLYLRSGGRTLTETWLYQYTPPSPEQRTLY; this is encoded by the coding sequence ATGCCACGGGTTTCCAACAAGCCGCTCTCCATGCAACGACGCGATTTCCTCCGCCGTGCCTCGCTGGCGCTGGCCGCCTTCGGGCTGCCGTCAGTCCCGGCCGCCGCCGCCGGCAGGCAACATGGCCTGCGCCGCATCGGCCAGCCGCAGCCGTTCGATTTCGCCGCGCTGAAAGGCCAGGCGCGGGCCTTGGCGCAGGCGCCGTACCGCAGCCACAAGCGCACGCTGCCGCCGGAAGTGGAGGCGCTGGACTGGGACCAGTACCAGTCCATCCGCTACCGCCAGGACCATGCGCTGTGGGCCAACCGGCCCGGCGGCTTCCAGGCCAAGTTCTTCCACCTCGGCCTGTACTTCCATACGCCGGTGCGCATGTTCGAGGTGGCCGACGGCAAGGCGCAGGAGCTGGCCTACGATGCGGCCGCGTTCGACTACGGCAACAGCGGCGTCCACGGCAGCCGCCTGCCGGCCGACCTCGGTTTCGCCGGCTTCCGCCTCAACACCCGCGGCGATACCGACCGCGACTTCGCCGCCTTCCTCGGCGCCAGCTATTTCCGCGCGGTGGGCAAGGAGGGCCAGTACGGCCAGTCCGCGCGCGGGCTGGCGATCGACACCGGCATGGGCAAGCCGGAGGAATTCCCGGATTTCATCGCCTACTACCTTGAACAGCCGGCCCCCGGTTCGGACACCCTGGTCGTCTACGGCCTGCTCGATTCGCCGAGCGTGGCCGGCGCCTACCGCTTCGCCATCACCAACGGCGAGGTGCTGCTGATGGACATCGACAGCGCGTTGTACCCGCGCGCGCAGATCGAGCGCCTCGGCATCGCCCCGTGCACCAGCATGTACCAGGTGGGCGAGAACGACCGCCGCATGGGCTGGGACTGGCGCCCGGAAATCCATGATACCGACGGCCTGTCGCTGTGGACCGGCAGCGGCGAATGGATCTGGCGGCCACTGTGCAACCCGCCGCAGCTGCGCTTCAACATGTTCGTGGACCGCAACCCGCGCGGCTTCGGCCTGCTGCAACGCGACCGCGACTTCGACCATTACCAGGACGACGGCGTGTTCTACGAGAAGCGTCCGTGCCTGTGGGTGGAACCGAAGGGCGAATGGGGCGCCGGTTCGGTGCAGCTGGTGGAGATCCCCACCAATGACGAAACCTTCGACAACATCGTCGCGTTCTGGAATCCCGCGGCCAAGCCGCAGCCGGGCGAGGAGCTGCTGGTCGGCTACCGCCTGTACTGGGGCGCGCAGCCGCCGGCGCGACCGCCGCTGGCGCACTGCGTGGCCAGCCGCACCGGCCTGGGCGGGGTGATCGGCAAGAAGCGCGACTATTTCTCGTGGCGTTTCGCGGTGGATTTCGAAGGCGGCGGACTGAAGGCGCTGATCGACAAGGCCGAGGTCGAGGCGGTGGTGGAAACCAGCCGCGGCCGGGTGGAGGTCGTCTCGGCGCGGCCATTGCGCGAGATCGACGGCTACCGCGCGATGTTCGACCTGGTGCCGCCGGACGATTCCACCGCGCAGATCGACCTGCGGCTGTACCTGCGCAGCGGCGGCAGGACACTGACCGAAACCTGGCTGTACCAGTACACGCCGCCGTCGCCGGAGCAACGCACGCTGTATTGA
- the mutM gene encoding Formamidopyrimidine-DNA glycosylase — protein sequence MPELPEVETTRRGLEPHLQGRRIHGVIQRRPDLRWPIPSDIERELPGRRITAIRRRAKYLLLDTEAGSAVLHLGMSGSLRVLPGDTPVRAHDHVDVSLEDGRLLRFNDPRRFGCLLWQPQGQTHELLRDLGPEPLDEAFDGDHLFARSRGRSAPVKSFLMDQRIVVGVGNIYAAESLFMAGISPLREAGKVSRERYARLADAVKRILGHAITRGGTTLRDFISPDGAPGYFEQELSVYGREGQACVRCGRALRHASIGQRASVWCGHCQR from the coding sequence ATGCCCGAACTGCCCGAAGTCGAAACCACCCGCCGCGGCCTGGAGCCGCACCTGCAGGGCCGCCGCATCCACGGCGTGATCCAGCGCCGGCCGGACCTGCGCTGGCCGATCCCGTCGGACATCGAACGCGAACTGCCCGGCCGGCGCATCACCGCGATCCGCCGCCGCGCCAAGTACCTGCTGCTGGATACCGAGGCCGGCAGCGCCGTGCTGCACCTGGGCATGTCCGGCAGCCTGCGGGTGCTGCCCGGCGACACCCCGGTGCGTGCCCACGACCACGTGGACGTCAGCCTGGAAGACGGCCGCCTGCTGCGCTTCAACGACCCGCGCCGCTTCGGCTGCCTGCTGTGGCAGCCGCAAGGCCAGACCCACGAACTGCTGCGCGACCTCGGTCCCGAGCCGCTGGACGAGGCGTTCGACGGCGACCACCTGTTCGCGCGCAGCCGCGGCCGCAGCGCGCCGGTCAAGAGTTTCCTGATGGACCAGCGCATCGTCGTCGGCGTCGGCAACATCTATGCCGCCGAAAGCCTGTTCATGGCCGGCATCAGCCCGTTGCGCGAGGCCGGCAAGGTGTCGCGCGAGCGTTACGCGCGGCTGGCCGATGCGGTCAAGCGCATCCTCGGCCATGCCATCACCCGCGGCGGCACCACGCTGCGCGACTTCATCAGCCCCGATGGCGCGCCCGGCTATTTCGAGCAGGAACTGTCGGTGTACGGCCGCGAGGGCCAGGCCTGCGTGCGCTGCGGCCGCGCGCTGCGCCACGCCAGCATCGGCCAGCGTGCGTCGGTGTGGTGCGGCCACTGCCAGCGGTAG
- a CDS encoding conserved exported hypothetical protein (Evidence 4 : Homologs of previously reported genes of unknown function) — MNRLAAGLTLLLALPAAAQVQDPGDYLRRMDLDGDGRVGPDEYLQWMLYAFEHMDRDGNGVLEPEEQPGGRGRAITREQQVQVILQRFARQDADGDGFLSARELMAPPR; from the coding sequence ATGAACCGGCTCGCCGCCGGCCTGACGCTGCTGCTGGCGCTGCCGGCGGCGGCGCAGGTGCAGGACCCCGGCGATTACCTGCGGCGCATGGACCTCGATGGCGACGGCCGGGTCGGCCCGGACGAATACCTGCAGTGGATGCTCTACGCCTTCGAGCACATGGACCGCGACGGCAACGGCGTACTGGAGCCGGAGGAACAACCCGGCGGGCGCGGCAGGGCGATCACCCGCGAGCAGCAGGTGCAGGTGATCCTGCAGCGCTTCGCCCGGCAGGATGCCGATGGTGACGGCTTCCTGAGCGCCCGCGAGCTGATGGCGCCGCCGCGCTGA
- a CDS encoding Fatty acid desaturase, whose protein sequence is MSDTLLDFLTGGVAGLGWWGMLAVLLVFTQLTIFAVTLYLHRSQAHRGVDFHPLIAHFFRFWTWLTTSMITREWVAIHRKHHAKVETEEDPHSPVSKGIGRVFWRGVELYREARELRADIEQYGRGAPEDWIERHLYTPHANLGPVLLLAVNFVLFGLPGIALWAIQMAWIPFWAAGVVNGLGHWWGYRNFESADTSTNLTPWAFWIGGEELHNNHHAFPSSARFSMRRWEFDIGWQAIRLLQALRLAKVLRVAPTMDVRPNIAVPDADTLKALLSHRFQAMTDYQRNVFAPALREEAAAAGAKLRKLLPRRLRRGLVNDGRWLKPDCREQLQRWVQQRPRIQLLVEHRARLSALLEARTHDAAERLKHLQQWCQEAEASGIAALQAYAARLKGYSLATA, encoded by the coding sequence ATGTCCGACACCCTTCTCGACTTCCTCACCGGCGGCGTCGCCGGCCTGGGCTGGTGGGGCATGCTGGCGGTGCTGCTGGTATTCACCCAGCTCACCATCTTCGCGGTCACCTTGTACCTGCACCGCAGCCAGGCGCACCGCGGCGTGGATTTCCACCCGCTCATCGCCCATTTCTTCCGCTTCTGGACGTGGCTGACCACCTCGATGATCACCCGCGAGTGGGTGGCCATCCACCGCAAGCACCACGCCAAGGTGGAAACCGAGGAAGATCCGCACAGCCCGGTGAGCAAGGGCATCGGCCGCGTGTTCTGGCGCGGCGTGGAGCTGTACCGCGAGGCGCGCGAACTGCGCGCGGACATCGAGCAGTATGGCCGCGGCGCGCCGGAGGACTGGATCGAGCGCCACCTCTACACCCCGCACGCCAACCTCGGCCCGGTGCTGCTGCTGGCGGTGAACTTCGTGCTGTTCGGCCTGCCGGGCATCGCCCTGTGGGCGATCCAGATGGCGTGGATCCCGTTCTGGGCCGCCGGCGTGGTCAACGGCCTCGGCCACTGGTGGGGCTACCGCAACTTCGAGTCGGCCGACACCTCCACCAACCTGACGCCGTGGGCGTTCTGGATCGGCGGCGAGGAGCTGCACAACAACCACCACGCCTTCCCCAGCTCGGCGCGCTTCTCGATGCGGCGCTGGGAGTTCGACATCGGCTGGCAGGCCATCCGCCTGCTGCAGGCGTTGCGCCTGGCCAAGGTGCTGCGCGTGGCGCCGACGATGGACGTGCGCCCGAACATCGCCGTGCCTGATGCCGACACGCTCAAGGCGTTGCTGTCGCACCGCTTCCAGGCGATGACCGACTACCAGCGCAACGTGTTTGCCCCGGCCCTGCGCGAAGAGGCCGCCGCCGCCGGCGCCAAGCTGCGCAAGCTGCTGCCGCGCCGTCTGCGGCGCGGGCTGGTCAACGATGGCCGCTGGCTCAAGCCGGATTGCCGCGAGCAGTTGCAGCGGTGGGTGCAGCAGCGCCCGCGTATCCAGCTGCTGGTCGAACACCGCGCGCGCCTGTCGGCGCTGCTGGAGGCGCGTACCCACGATGCCGCCGAGCGCCTGAAGCACCTGCAGCAGTGGTGCCAGGAGGCCGAGGCCAGCGGCATCGCCGCGTTGCAGGCCTACGCGGCGCGCCTGAAGGGCTATTCGCTCGCCACCGCATGA
- the ylmA gene encoding ABC transporter family protein — MPSSAPAAPAAPLIELDHASVIRGQVRVLHELDLRIEQGRHTAILGPNGCGKSSFIKLITRELYPLARADGHVPVKVLGQTRWQVDRLRAQLGIVTGDLSGNLADMPGLGVEEAVISGFFASYVVPAHRDVTDDMRQRARHALELARASSLLGRSYAELSAGETRRVLIARALVNQPRALLLDEPSTGLDLIARQHLIDTMRHLARQGITLVLVTHHIEEVIPEIRRVVLMKSGRIFADGDRDELLHAGPLSEVFGGPVEVREEQGRLTAWARATP, encoded by the coding sequence ATGCCGTCCTCCGCCCCCGCCGCGCCCGCGGCTCCCCTGATCGAGCTGGACCACGCCAGCGTCATCCGCGGCCAGGTCCGCGTGCTGCACGAGCTGGACCTGCGCATCGAACAGGGCCGGCACACCGCCATCCTCGGCCCCAACGGCTGCGGCAAGTCCTCCTTCATCAAGCTGATCACCCGCGAGCTGTACCCGCTGGCGCGCGCCGACGGCCATGTGCCGGTGAAGGTGCTGGGCCAGACCCGCTGGCAGGTGGACCGGCTGCGCGCGCAGTTGGGCATCGTCACCGGCGACCTGTCCGGCAACCTCGCCGACATGCCGGGGCTGGGCGTGGAAGAAGCGGTGATCTCCGGCTTCTTCGCCAGCTACGTGGTGCCGGCACACCGCGACGTGACCGACGACATGCGCCAGCGCGCGCGCCATGCGCTGGAACTGGCCCGCGCCTCGTCGCTGCTGGGCCGCAGCTACGCCGAGCTGTCGGCCGGCGAGACCCGCCGCGTGCTGATCGCCCGCGCGCTGGTCAACCAGCCGCGCGCGCTGCTGCTGGATGAACCGTCCACCGGGCTGGACCTGATCGCCCGCCAGCACCTCATCGACACCATGCGCCACCTCGCCCGGCAGGGCATCACCCTGGTGCTGGTCACCCACCACATCGAGGAGGTGATCCCCGAGATCCGCCGCGTGGTGCTGATGAAGAGCGGCCGCATCTTCGCCGATGGCGACCGCGACGAGCTGCTGCACGCCGGGCCGCTGTCCGAGGTGTTCGGCGGCCCGGTCGAGGTGCGCGAGGAACAGGGCCGCCTCACCGCGTGGGCCCGCGCCACCCCGTAG
- the phoC gene encoding Major phosphate-irrepressible acid phosphatase translates to MSRSKHLFPALALCAALAACSSTPAAVSGDAPAPTGYLQGDAIPDSRALSPPPPATGTAWAALDDAVAAQALALRDSPRFRQAHADADLRFPGGAQQFSCALGIPVDEQHTPVLMRLLQRSLIDASASTRAAKTHYQRPRPFMVNGQPTCTPEQEEHLRGSGSYPSGHTAIGWAWALILSEIAPERATALLQRGRNYGHSRLVCNVHWYSDVQQGQAMAAATVARLHDDLQFGADLLLAQREVEAVRALELPLPRDCAAEAEALEADIPEAR, encoded by the coding sequence ATGTCCCGTTCCAAGCACCTGTTCCCCGCCTTGGCGCTGTGCGCCGCGCTGGCCGCCTGCTCCAGCACGCCGGCCGCTGTTTCCGGCGACGCCCCGGCCCCGACCGGCTACCTGCAGGGCGACGCCATTCCCGACAGCCGCGCGCTGAGCCCACCGCCACCGGCAACCGGCACGGCATGGGCGGCGCTGGACGACGCCGTCGCCGCACAGGCGCTGGCGCTGCGCGACAGCCCGCGCTTCCGCCAGGCGCACGCCGATGCCGACCTGCGCTTTCCCGGCGGCGCCCAGCAATTCAGCTGTGCGCTGGGCATCCCGGTGGACGAACAACACACGCCGGTATTGATGCGCTTGCTGCAACGCAGCCTGATCGATGCCAGCGCCTCCACCCGCGCGGCCAAGACCCATTACCAGCGCCCGCGCCCGTTCATGGTCAACGGCCAGCCCACCTGCACGCCGGAGCAGGAGGAACACCTGCGCGGCAGCGGCTCCTATCCGTCCGGGCATACCGCCATCGGCTGGGCATGGGCGCTGATCCTGTCCGAGATCGCCCCCGAACGCGCCACCGCCCTGCTCCAGCGCGGCCGCAACTACGGCCACAGCCGGCTGGTCTGCAACGTGCACTGGTACAGCGACGTGCAGCAAGGCCAGGCGATGGCGGCGGCGACGGTGGCGCGGCTGCACGACGACCTGCAGTTCGGCGCCGACCTGCTGCTCGCGCAGCGCGAGGTCGAAGCCGTCCGCGCACTGGAGCTGCCGCTGCCGCGCGACTGCGCCGCCGAGGCCGAAGCGCTGGAAGCCGACATCCCCGAAGCACGTTGA
- a CDS encoding Chitinase — protein MPTSRFRLRTLLAAALLAFTAAAQAQPRLIGYVMDSPAPLQLTATKLDVVNFAFAKVAADGRVHLPDTVDPARLRTVVGKRTDNPGLKVVLSIGGWGAGNFSEAAATAAARARFIDSGVALVHAFDLDGLDIDWEYPTLGDADISHAPGDRHNFTLLLEQLRARLDREGKGRRHYLLTIAAAEGRFAAGLELPRITRSLDWINLMTYDFHGSLTPTTGHHAGLSRSALAGPDARSTEDAVQYFLDAGVPADKINVGVPFYGRTFGDVDPANDGLYRAFASDGGFITWQQLVHTRLDASGWQRHWDDVAQAPYLWNPSERRFITYDDPQSLAIKAGYVKRSGLGGIMYWEQRGDDNEQLLDVLHEALHGGR, from the coding sequence ATGCCCACTTCACGCTTCCGGCTGCGCACGCTGCTGGCCGCCGCCCTGCTCGCATTCACCGCGGCCGCACAGGCGCAGCCGCGCCTGATCGGCTACGTCATGGACAGCCCGGCGCCGCTGCAGCTGACAGCCACCAAGCTGGACGTGGTGAACTTCGCCTTCGCCAAGGTCGCGGCGGACGGCCGCGTGCATCTGCCCGACACGGTCGATCCGGCGCGCCTGCGCACCGTCGTCGGCAAGCGCACGGACAACCCCGGATTGAAGGTGGTGCTGTCCATCGGCGGCTGGGGCGCGGGCAACTTCTCCGAGGCCGCGGCCACCGCGGCGGCCCGCGCACGCTTCATCGACAGCGGCGTCGCGCTGGTGCACGCATTCGACCTCGACGGCCTGGACATCGACTGGGAGTACCCGACGCTGGGCGACGCCGACATCAGCCACGCCCCCGGCGACCGCCACAACTTCACCCTGCTGCTGGAGCAACTGCGCGCGCGGCTGGACCGCGAGGGCAAGGGCCGGCGCCATTACCTGCTGACCATCGCCGCCGCCGAGGGCCGCTTCGCCGCCGGGCTGGAGCTGCCGCGCATCACCCGGTCGCTGGACTGGATCAACCTGATGACCTACGACTTCCACGGCAGCCTGACCCCGACCACCGGCCACCACGCCGGGCTGTCGCGCTCGGCGCTGGCCGGGCCGGACGCGCGCAGCACCGAGGATGCGGTGCAGTATTTCCTCGACGCCGGCGTGCCGGCGGACAAGATCAACGTCGGCGTGCCGTTCTATGGCCGCACCTTCGGCGACGTGGACCCGGCCAACGACGGCCTGTACCGCGCCTTCGCCAGCGATGGCGGCTTCATCACGTGGCAGCAGCTCGTCCACACCCGGCTGGACGCGTCCGGCTGGCAGCGGCACTGGGACGACGTGGCGCAGGCGCCGTACCTGTGGAACCCGTCCGAGCGCCGCTTCATCACCTACGACGACCCGCAGTCGCTGGCGATCAAGGCCGGCTACGTCAAGCGCAGCGGGCTGGGCGGGATCATGTACTGGGAGCAGCGCGGCGATGACAACGAGCAGCTGCTGGACGTGCTGCACGAGGCGCTGCACGGCGGTCGTTGA
- a CDS encoding putative uncharacterized domain protein (Evidence 3 : Function proposed based on presence of conserved amino acid motif, structural feature or limited homology), whose translation MSQWYFHNPGQADRVGPLDDEAARRHAQAHRNALAWREGMQGWQPAASLPEFGGQAAPPPTPPPVGGRSNRADDIDFRIVGHEMQFVEIELDPGESAIAEAGALMFKDTTVQMDTVFGDGSHSGQGGGFMDKLLAAGKRVITGESLFATLYTHTGQGKARVAFAAPYPGTVIPMKLDEHGGTLICQKDSFLAGARGVQVGVHLQRKVMTGLFGGEGFIMQKLEGDGWVFVHAGGCVVERELAAGERIDVDTGCVVAYHAGVDMDVRRVAGLKSMFFGGEGVFLATLTGPGKVWLQSLPFSRLAGRMYAAAPQAGGQSRGEGSVLGGLGRILDGDNRF comes from the coding sequence ATGAGCCAGTGGTACTTCCACAACCCCGGCCAGGCCGACCGCGTCGGCCCGCTTGACGACGAGGCCGCGCGCCGCCACGCGCAGGCGCACCGCAACGCGCTGGCATGGCGCGAGGGCATGCAGGGCTGGCAGCCGGCGGCCTCGCTGCCGGAATTCGGCGGCCAGGCGGCCCCCCCTCCGACACCCCCGCCGGTGGGTGGGCGCAGCAACCGTGCCGACGACATCGACTTCCGCATCGTCGGCCACGAGATGCAGTTCGTGGAGATCGAGCTGGACCCGGGCGAAAGCGCCATCGCCGAGGCCGGCGCGCTGATGTTCAAGGACACCACGGTGCAGATGGACACCGTGTTCGGCGACGGCTCGCACAGCGGCCAGGGTGGCGGCTTCATGGACAAGCTGCTGGCCGCGGGCAAGCGCGTGATCACCGGCGAGAGCCTGTTCGCCACGCTCTACACCCACACCGGCCAGGGCAAGGCCAGGGTCGCCTTCGCCGCGCCCTACCCCGGCACGGTGATCCCGATGAAGCTGGACGAGCACGGTGGCACCCTGATCTGCCAGAAGGACAGCTTCCTGGCCGGCGCGCGCGGCGTGCAGGTGGGCGTGCACCTGCAGCGCAAGGTGATGACCGGGCTGTTCGGCGGCGAGGGTTTCATCATGCAGAAGCTCGAGGGCGACGGCTGGGTGTTCGTGCATGCCGGTGGCTGCGTGGTCGAGCGCGAACTGGCCGCCGGCGAGCGCATCGACGTCGATACCGGCTGCGTGGTCGCCTACCACGCCGGCGTGGACATGGACGTGCGCCGCGTGGCCGGGCTGAAGAGCATGTTCTTCGGCGGCGAGGGTGTGTTCCTGGCCACCCTCACCGGCCCCGGCAAGGTATGGCTGCAGTCGCTGCCGTTCTCGCGCCTGGCCGGGCGCATGTACGCGGCCGCGCCGCAGGCCGGCGGCCAGAGCCGCGGCGAAGGCTCGGTGCTGGGCGGGCTGGGGCGCATCCTGGATGGTGACAACCGGTTCTGA
- a CDS encoding hypothetical protein (Evidence 5 : No homology to any previously reported sequences): MRGPWHDIWRFALFFGFLLALFAVPHTSIWFGLVLLVPVLGALAVAASMLRVAIRRRRAARVLARQPVLGPLHGHERMALEWFGQPQRISWRMPRGNVVDLVAAVREAGRAPVVRQLEGACHTLVRGRHHDRHDFIGDVEVLMLPGAERAVAAANRAEVLLCGDIAVVLALNGRWDVREARALLR; encoded by the coding sequence GTGCGCGGACCGTGGCACGACATCTGGCGCTTCGCCCTGTTCTTCGGCTTCCTGCTGGCGCTGTTCGCCGTGCCGCACACCTCGATCTGGTTCGGGCTGGTATTGCTGGTGCCGGTACTCGGCGCGCTTGCGGTGGCGGCGAGCATGCTGCGGGTTGCGATCCGGCGGCGGCGCGCGGCGCGGGTGCTGGCGCGGCAACCGGTGCTGGGGCCCCTGCATGGCCACGAGCGGATGGCGCTGGAGTGGTTCGGGCAACCGCAACGGATCAGCTGGCGAATGCCGCGCGGCAACGTGGTGGATCTGGTGGCGGCGGTGCGTGAGGCTGGCCGCGCGCCGGTGGTGCGGCAACTGGAGGGCGCCTGCCACACCCTCGTGCGTGGCAGGCACCACGACCGCCACGACTTCATCGGTGACGTGGAGGTGCTGATGTTGCCCGGTGCGGAGCGCGCAGTGGCTGCAGCCAACCGTGCCGAGGTCCTGCTGTGCGGCGACATTGCCGTGGTGCTCGCGCTCAACGGCCGCTGGGACGTGCGTGAGGCGCGCGCCCTGCTGCGCTGA